Proteins co-encoded in one Stomoxys calcitrans chromosome 5, idStoCalc2.1, whole genome shotgun sequence genomic window:
- the LOC106088862 gene encoding uncharacterized protein LOC106088862, with product MGFLMICLCSHLIKSQPTIIPLSKSVKFILEDFEAKPDGVFIKEFQRISPDDNIYNCVIGKHIKNFYIDVIINQIDRDREVYKLNNMEGCIFLSNTLFNRVFHGFYENLVVNRSDPMKCPIKVGSYLFRNAFNKNALPQIHPKGNFSIDLLLKANTFDEVMLNLKWSYRLVKA from the exons AtgggttttcttatgatatgCCTATGCAGTCATCTTATAAAATCTCAG CCCACCATTATTCCCctttcgaaatcggttaaattcATTTTGGAAGACTTTGAAGCTAAACCAGACGGTGTCTTCATCAAGGAATTCCAACGCATATCGCCCGATGACAATATCTATAATTGTGTCATAGGCAagcatattaaaaatttctacatTGATGTCATAATAAATCAAATCGACAGAGACCGTGAGGTTTACAAACTCAATAACATGGAGGGCTGCATCTTCCTTTCGAATACCCTCTTTAATCGTGTCTTCCATGGCTTTTATGAAAATCTGGTGGTTAATCGCAGTGATCCCATGAAATGTCCCATCAAAGTGGGTTCGTATTTGTTTCGCAATGCCTTCAATAAGAATGCCTTGCCCCAAATTCATCCCAAAGGGAATTTCTCCATTGATTTGCTTTTGAAAGCGAATACCTTTGATGAGGTCATGCTGAATTTGAAATGGTCATATCGTTTGGTCAAAGCCTAA